Genomic segment of Hydra vulgaris chromosome 11, alternate assembly HydraT2T_AEP:
acaaaagtttttttgactATGCTTCGATTTTTATATCTGCACAATTAACGAAATGTTCTTGAGGACCTAATCCCATACCACAATTTCCTTTGTCACATCCCCAGTTATTTCCACCTTTGTACCACCACTGCAGGACACatcttttacattttaaacCTGAAGGTAGATGGGCTTTGATTTTATACAAGTATTTTCCAGGTTCTGTTACAGTAAACTGCGTTCCTCCAGATTGTAATTTCAAAAGTGTACCTTGTAGTTTTCCAATGGAATCTCCTGAGACTTTAGTATTTGTAAAGTCACCGACTCGAAACTCAAAGTATCCTTTATGGCTCATAGTCAGCAAAACTTCTATGTCAATGATTTGTCCGCTTTTGTAAACTTTTGATATTGTACCCGTTGCATAGCtgtaaaattaagtaaaatatatctttactttgtaataattttttttccttcccCTTCGCCTCTTTACCCCCTTACCTGTataagaaaagtttataaaaaaatttcatacaacAATTGTTACAATAtacattagtttttttgtaataataatattattttatgaaaatatatatatatatatatatatatatatatatatatatatatatgcacacacatatatatatatattttataaaataatatatatatatatacatatatatatatatatatatatatatatatatatatatatatatatatatatatatatatatatatatatatatatatatatatatataaatatatatatatatatataaatatatatatatatatatatacatataaatatacatatattagtCTGACCTTCCGCCGTCCATATGTGGCTGATCTTTTACGTGCCAAGGATCTCCACAAACTCCACACCGTCCCCCATTATCTATGTTCATAACTGTTGCACCTCCGCAAAATAGCTCATTGTCATTGTAATTTACTGGGGTTTGAAACCCAAATCTCCACATTGAATTCCGAGCTGGAGGATTTTGTAAATAACCATGCCCCAAACAAAGTTGGGCAATGCTTAAAAGAAAGATAACagataataatttcattttctttGGATATTATATCTTAAGGTTCATAAATGtgtattaattacaaaaaaaaatcaaatttaatttgaaaaacaaatttatgcagctttaaaaacatttttatattttaagtctCTTTGCTTACATGGAAGCATCTTATTGGGTACTACTAACCAATATTTTAATAGGTATATTTGATCGAAAGTTTGCTTACTTGATAAGTTTAAGCTGTTATTTAATcaagtttgtttaaataaactacattatttgtttagttaaaCGTTAATTAAAGAAGCACTTATAGATGAAAAACGTTATAAAAACGCGAGAAAAcgttaaaaaacgttaaaaaatattattaaacatttattttgaaaaagttaaacacatgtttttgtagagtttttcttttttcctaattttattttagtgtgTTAGTtcggtgtgtgtgtgtgtgtgtgtgtgtgtgtgtgtgtgtgtgtgtgtgtgtgtgtgtgtgtgtgtgtgtgtgtgtgtgtgtgtagttAAAGTCAAAAATACTGGGCATCTCAAAcaacaatttgtaaataataagattttttgattatttggtttaatcttttatttaatatccaatgtttaattgaatttttattttgaaaaattttcatgtatattttagtactttactttttgttattacttttcattaattgcatttaaatagaaaaaataaaaatagataaaaaaagtttttttctgtttgctctaaatatatttaatatagagtAAAACCGGGTCAAACCGCACACTGTATCATTCCGCACGCTGATcgaaattatcaaataaaaactaaacggatatggaaaaaacaaaaatagattcGAATACAGAACTATCTCCTTTATTcgaattgataaaattatatgcCGATtcaacttcatttttttctttttttttataactttaacggagagtcaaaattttttatatatttttaattgttgcaAACAAAATAGCGCTTGAACCGAAactgatataaaaatttttttagcactatCTTGTTGggaaagtaatttttaattctaatagtataatttttatgcagctagaacaaaaagttaaataaaaaatcaaaaaagtaaaaaaaattcttttttctgataaaaccgcacactcgattaattatttagtttttcgCAAGTGACTAAGCGCCTTTATCTAATTAACTTAATGTTAATTCcggtttaattaaaaacaaactataatgtTATTTGTTACTATCATCATCTCTTActcattaaaaatcaattataatattatttctcAATATAATTATCACTTACTCTATTCAATTTAACTCACTCACTTTAACATGTCAACTAAAAAAGCAAAAGCATACAAGACGATATACTAGTCACATTAACTGatatgaaagaaaataaaacatcacTGAGAAAAGCTGCATTCAAACATGGCGTTCCAGTCTCAACTCTTGAAtcgcaaaaacaacaacaacaaaggCTTCCATGGCTCAGGTACAACAACGGTACTCTCAAATGAAAGAGAAAGATTGACAGTGCATGCGTTCCAATTACTTGGTGACTGGGGTTATGGTCTAAACCGAAATGAAGTCCTAGAATTTGTATGTGGCTGCCTTAAACGCGAAGATCAATTGCACTTATTCAAAAATTGCATGCCTGATAAAGACTAGTTTTATGCCTTTATGAAGAGATGGCCGTAAGCAATTTCAACGAGAAAAGCGGATAACTTAGTATCTAAAAGAGCCTCTCCTTGAACACCAGAAATAATTGATTGTTATTTTGAAAGCGTCTCCAAGCAATATCAAGAGACTAGTACAATTTCTGGGTCGCATATTTGGCATTGTGGTAAAACAGGTTTTCAGATGTTCAAGGCAAAGCAACCGTAGTGTATCGAAAAGGGACAAGACGTGCATCTAAACATTCTGGcaacaatgaaaaaattcattatacTGTAAATAATTGCTGCAACGCTGATGGGCATTTTGCACTACCATTTGTGATATACGAAGCCAAAAGAAACTTTCGCCCTAACTGGATAAGAGATGGTCCAGTTGGCACTAaatattcaatttcaaaatcaGGTTGGATGGAGCACAATAAGTTTATTGAATGGATGAAAgaagtatttatagaaaaaactgAGCAAATTAGTGGTattcatatttttgtattagatGGGCATACAACTCATATAACTTTGAAAGCAGTATTGCTGCGCAAAAAACACAGTATAATCTTGATTTGTCTACCAGAGCATTCTTCACATATTCTTCAACCATTGGATAGAGGTGTATATTGTTATGTCAAACAAGCAtggaaaaaaatcttacaaagtATTACAAAGACTCAGAATGTAAGAGTTTAGATAAACAATAAATTCCATTGTTGCCGTACAAGAGTGGTTAATGTTTTACACGCTTGCATGCGATCGCTAGTTTCCAGTACACTAGCTCATTTccacataataaaaacaacataaatcaTAAGGCATTAGCAATCACACAAACGTTTAATCCATCTTCACTTACTTTAGCAGCTTCCGCAACACCTAAACCATCTTGCTCAGACACAGCTTCATCATCTTCAACAGCCGCCGCAGTACCTACTCCAACTAGACACCGATTGCCATCTTTCTTAACTACATTAGCTTCAAGTTTTGATAGGTATCAAGCATGTGTTGAGCGCTTCAAAAACAGTATCGAGATAGAGTTGAAGCAGGTTTTTCAAGCCAGAAATTAATCACATTACCGAAGAAAATGTGATCGAGTTCCTCAAACAAAAAGATGAAGAAAAAAGCAATAAAGGAAGTATGTCAAGTACTCAAATGCCTGAACGTAATGCCTTAATGCTGAACACCCTCCTCAAAACAATAATGAAGAACAAGTATCAGCAACCAAACgattaaaagttgcaaaataaGTCTAGTACAGTTACAAGTATAGAGTACAGTTACACACAAAAATATTGCCATGCGAGGTTGCACAAAGAAACATGTTTACCAAAGAAATATGTAGttggaactaattttttttattgcaaaaaatgtaaaaactttaatatagtttcttaagtcgtgttaaaaaaataataaaaaactcaatGTTTTCTCAAGTGTGCGGTTTTATCAGAATGTCGCCTAAAAccgtacaatttttttttctctacacTTGATATTTTcgataattttaatattatttttttaacatatatttatattttcttatgtagttttttattacctatctaataaaaaaaaaaaaaaaaaatgaaaaataaaaaagttatttaatttttattgctaagTGTGCGGTTTTACCCGGTTTTACTCtattctttgcaaaaaaaaaaaaataataatgaaataaaaattatatttcattatttaattacGAAAGATGAGCCTTAATAAccataaattacttaaaaatattagaacaaataatttaagattataaattctaaaaagagtagtgatgtaaattttccagtaaaatttgattcaaaatttaccggtaaaatTTAAATCGGAGAggttaaattttcaataaaaatttttttcttttaagaaaaaaaaattaaaaaaattcttttaaattttcttgaagaaaaataagaataagtcaaaaaaaaatttcataatttaccaggcggaaatttttaaaaatttcccggtaaattttaactttgcaaCACTAAAAAagagtaacttttattttattttatatttattactttattctaCCTTAATTTCTTTCATTACCCCTCGCACTCTAACCTATTTTCTTGCCTTACCCCCTTGTTACCTGTTAtctgcaataaaataaaagaaactatgTATCCGTGTTTATATTGTATGTAACTGCTTATTTTATATTGCATGCAACTTCATATTTAACACTGCATACAATTGCTTGTTCTATATTGCAtgcaactatttattttaaattgcatgCAACTACTTATTTTATACTGCATCCAACTACTTCTTTTATGTTGCATCCTGCAAGATAAAAATTGCAACTGCTGagtctataatattttttttagtttacttttaatttatttttacttgaaaattacattgcggCATCATTTCCTCAATTTTGATTTGTAGCATTTATTTGGCGTTTCATaaagtcttttgtttattaaatagtattaaaacatttgaagAGTGCATTTTCAAAAGGGTGTAAGTGCCAAAGTTTAAATTCttacgttgtttttttttttgagttattctgtcgtttgtttattaaacagtGTTCAAAATTGGTATATGAGGATACCTTAGTGGCCGAAGTGGTTAGTTTGTTGCTCTTCAAAAGTACAACGCGAGGGTTTAAATCCTGTTGCATGCACATtagttatagttattttttaaatcttttccaattttctaaaaaacaaaataaagtatttttaaagttgatcTTATAtgcataacatttataaagatattatatactataacaaacaaagaaaatagGCCGGatgaataaaattaagcaattacttttagtcagtaattgctcagctttacgcaaataaaaatttgagcaatttTGCTCAAAtctttattcacgtaaagctgaacaattatTCGGCGTTTTTGGAGTAAGTTGCTCagcgtaaataaaaatttgtgcgATTTTGCTCCAAATTTTGTTTGCGTAGAGCGGAACAATTACTCCAAAAACGCTGAGTAAAAGTAATTGCTTATaattattcacccggcctagtgagtttttaaaaagcttaaaatttttataaatatcaaaacagCGACAGAAATTTTTGCGTTTATGTCACGAcagagatacttatgttattaatgtgcttgTAATTAGTTAGGTCTGTGCGTTTACACATTAAAGAgacttttttcttatataaaaaaaagattttatattcaaacttattttcttcaaaattaactaacggggtgaaaaaattataaaaaacctttaatagaaacttaataaagaaaaaaagttattaagtctGTAcccgtttttttttattttatagatatttacagttttacaataagaagttgtaaagtatatttaaaatgcCCGCTTCGGGTACTaatatctaaaaacttttaaactttcacTAAGTTTAGTTTGGCTAACGTGTACTTTTGAAGCCTAGATTTTTgctgaaatttttcaaaatagatttttttcatataaaaatctgtatagcaaaatatctttaaatatagttcgaataaatatttttattgctcaCTTTAATGTTCACTTGGGTTATGACTTCTTTTCAACCCCATGCTCCTACCCAGTGAAAAATAAAACCGCGTCACACATGGGTTCCGAGTGGGTTCCGTGTGGGATTGATGGGATTTACGTGGGACGGATTTTCCCATGTGGTATCCGTATGGAAATTTGTCACCTTAAACCCATGTGGGTAATCCCACTTGGGTTACATGTGGGAACCATATGGTATTTACACACATGGGAAATCCCACGTGGGTTTCCTGTGGGATTTGCATGGGAATTAATTTGAAAGctggaaactaaaaaaaaaactataaaaattttttttaaatcgacaTTGCATTGCGTTACGTTTATATTgtgtgaaaatattttatattaataaagagAATGGCAAGCAAGTATGTAAGTACCTCGAATAATGTTTATCTTTCCTTATAGAAATAAGATTAAGATTTGTGCAAATAGACGTATTATTAGgataatataatagttatttgaaTATAGATCTTGAGTTAATTATTTGCAAACAATTAACTGATGCAAGTTGAAATGTTGTCAAAAACCAATCTTGCATGCATGGGGCACTGCAGTGTCCCACAAAGAAATGCAGGTTTGAAAGTCAAAGAATTcccaattttctttattaaaaaaagaaaaaaataggatGGGtttctgtaactttttttatgctccaaaacttttaactttagatGTAATAAGGTCCTTAAGACTTAAGGGACTTACGAACTACATTGAGGAACAAAAACAGGATATTTACagaaacttttcaatttttaatctGGAGTACCACAGTGTTATTGATAATAAAGCCTCTGGGTCCAGTTTTCAAAGTAATATGATCTAagtaatgtttaaataaaataatatgctTTAAAATGCATATAGTTATACATATAACTCCCGATAGTTAACTATATGTATAACTAGTTATacatataatttgttataaaaacttattttttaaggttatgCTTGAACAAATTAGTACCAATTAATTCAAATTCAAGATTTAGTTAAAGTTCAAGTTAatgttcttatttatttattgtttttgttaattttatatttatttgttcaaatttaTCAGTTAGTACTATATTTTACTACAGTAAGAATGTTTATCGTTGTTGAACgtgattttatgttgttattgatgttaaatttattgCGTTTCAATAACTCAGATTGAATCTTAACTGAATTATTGTAAGCTTTGTAGGGGTTTGTTGTATATCAAATGGTGttgtaaataaagtaaaaataatatatatatatatatatatatatatatatatatatatatatatatatatatatatatatatatatatataaatataacattaaaacaataaaattgataCAAAATTTCACTTTAAAACGAATACCATTAACATTGTGATGATAATATCATTAGGAAACTAgtatttatgtattattattatactataaataaatagttttttaattcattttataaaatggaGACTGACAACTGATaattaatggaaataaatacaaattataaaaatcatgtATTATTACTAAATACTATATTAATGCTAGTCTACAAAGTTAAAATCAATTTAGAGCATTGTTATTAGTTCTTTTGTGATTCGCACTTCCACTTCTGTCtctcaaatttataaaataggtGGTCAAAGCTTGCTCAATAGGTAGGTTCTCAGCATAACAATGCTTTTTTCTTACACTTTCTAAAGAGAAATATGGCAAATTGAttacttattttacttaaattgtaGGGTCATCTATGCATAATGATGTCAGATGATGACCCGGTTTGTTGAACAACTTCACCCTTTATCAAACTCAGTCAATTTTTTGCTATCTCCCATTGAAAATGATATCAGTTTTTGTTATCTTATTATGATGG
This window contains:
- the LOC100202451 gene encoding uncharacterized protein LOC100202451 gives rise to the protein MKLLSVIFLLSIAQLCLGHGYLQNPPARNSMWRFGFQTPVNYNDNELFCGGATVMNIDNGGRCGVCGDPWHVKDQPHMDGGSYATGTISKVYKSGQIIDIEVLLTMSHKGYFEFRVGDFTNTKVSGDSIGKLQGTLLKLQSGGTQFTVTEPGKYLYKIKAHLPSGLKCKRCVLQWWYKGGNNWGCDKGNCGMGLGPQEHFVNCADIKIEA